From the genome of Gorilla gorilla gorilla isolate KB3781 chromosome 4, NHGRI_mGorGor1-v2.1_pri, whole genome shotgun sequence, one region includes:
- the SPACA3 gene encoding sperm acrosome membrane-associated protein 3 isoform X1, translated as MIVRPPQPCGAGLALLPRLECTGVIIAHCSLRLLDLRNPPALASCISGTPGVHSSPVSSPSVSGPRRLVSCLSSQSSALSQSGGGSTSAAGIEARSRALRRQWCPAGIMLLALVCLLSCLLPSSEAKLYGRCELARVLHDFGLDGYRGYSLADWVCLAYFTSGFNAAALDYEADGSTNNGIFQINSRRWCSNLTPNVPNVCRMYCSDLLNPNLKDTVICAMKITQEPQGLGYWEAWRHHCQGKDLTEWVDGCDF; from the exons ggtctcgctctgttgcccaggctagagtgtactggcgtgatcatagctcactgcagcctcagactcctggacttgagaaatcctcctgccttagcctcctgcatATCTGGGACTCCAG GGGTGCACTCGAGCcctgtttcttctccttctgtGAGTGGACCACGGAGGCTGGTGAGCTGCCTGTCATCCCAAAGCTCAGCTCTGAGCCAGAGTGGTGGTGGCTCCACCTCTGCTGCCGGCATAGAAGCCAGGAGCAGGGCTCTCAGAAGGCAGTGGTGCCCAGCTGGGATCATGTTGTTGGCCCTGGTCTGTCTGCTCAGCTGCCTGCTACCCTCCAGTGAGGCCAAGCTCTACGGTCGTTGTGAACTGGCCAGAGTGCTACATGACTTCGGGCTGGACGGATACCGGGGATACAGCCTGGCCGACT GGGTCTGCCTTGCTTATTTCACAAGCGGTTTCAATGCAGCTGCTTTGGACTACGAGGCTGATGGGAGCACCAACAACGGGATCTTCCAGATCAACAGCCGGAGGTGGTGCAGCAACCTCACCCCGAACGTCCCCAACGTGTGCCGGATGTACTGCTCAG ATTTGTTGAATCCTAATCTCAAGGATACCGTTATCTGTGCCATGAAGATAACCCAAGAGCCTCAGGGTCTGGGTTACTG GGAGGCCTGGAGGCATCACTGCCAGGGAAAAGACCTCACTGAATGGGTGGATGGCTGTGACTTCTAG
- the SPACA3 gene encoding sperm acrosome membrane-associated protein 3 isoform X3 — translation MIREDHEGSQDGGVHSSPVSSPSVSGPRRLVSCLSSQSSALSQSGGGSTSAAGIEARSRALRRQWCPAGIMLLALVCLLSCLLPSSEAKLYGRCELARVLHDFGLDGYRGYSLADWVCLAYFTSGFNAAALDYEADGSTNNGIFQINSRRWCSNLTPNVPNVCRMYCSDLLNPNLKDTVICAMKITQEPQGLGYWEAWRHHCQGKDLTEWVDGCDF, via the exons ATGATACGAGAAGACCATGAAGGAAGCCAGGATGGAG GGGTGCACTCGAGCcctgtttcttctccttctgtGAGTGGACCACGGAGGCTGGTGAGCTGCCTGTCATCCCAAAGCTCAGCTCTGAGCCAGAGTGGTGGTGGCTCCACCTCTGCTGCCGGCATAGAAGCCAGGAGCAGGGCTCTCAGAAGGCAGTGGTGCCCAGCTGGGATCATGTTGTTGGCCCTGGTCTGTCTGCTCAGCTGCCTGCTACCCTCCAGTGAGGCCAAGCTCTACGGTCGTTGTGAACTGGCCAGAGTGCTACATGACTTCGGGCTGGACGGATACCGGGGATACAGCCTGGCCGACT GGGTCTGCCTTGCTTATTTCACAAGCGGTTTCAATGCAGCTGCTTTGGACTACGAGGCTGATGGGAGCACCAACAACGGGATCTTCCAGATCAACAGCCGGAGGTGGTGCAGCAACCTCACCCCGAACGTCCCCAACGTGTGCCGGATGTACTGCTCAG ATTTGTTGAATCCTAATCTCAAGGATACCGTTATCTGTGCCATGAAGATAACCCAAGAGCCTCAGGGTCTGGGTTACTG GGAGGCCTGGAGGCATCACTGCCAGGGAAAAGACCTCACTGAATGGGTGGATGGCTGTGACTTCTAG
- the SPACA3 gene encoding sperm acrosome membrane-associated protein 3 isoform X4: MVSALRGAPLIRVHSSPVSSPSVSGPRRLVSCLSSQSSALSQSGGGSTSAAGIEARSRALRRQWCPAGIMLLALVCLLSCLLPSSEAKLYGRCELARVLHDFGLDGYRGYSLADWVCLAYFTSGFNAAALDYEADGSTNNGIFQINSRRWCSNLTPNVPNVCRMYCSDLLNPNLKDTVICAMKITQEPQGLGYWEAWRHHCQGKDLTEWVDGCDF; this comes from the exons ATGGTTTCAGCTCTGCGGGGAGCACCCCTGATCA GGGTGCACTCGAGCcctgtttcttctccttctgtGAGTGGACCACGGAGGCTGGTGAGCTGCCTGTCATCCCAAAGCTCAGCTCTGAGCCAGAGTGGTGGTGGCTCCACCTCTGCTGCCGGCATAGAAGCCAGGAGCAGGGCTCTCAGAAGGCAGTGGTGCCCAGCTGGGATCATGTTGTTGGCCCTGGTCTGTCTGCTCAGCTGCCTGCTACCCTCCAGTGAGGCCAAGCTCTACGGTCGTTGTGAACTGGCCAGAGTGCTACATGACTTCGGGCTGGACGGATACCGGGGATACAGCCTGGCCGACT GGGTCTGCCTTGCTTATTTCACAAGCGGTTTCAATGCAGCTGCTTTGGACTACGAGGCTGATGGGAGCACCAACAACGGGATCTTCCAGATCAACAGCCGGAGGTGGTGCAGCAACCTCACCCCGAACGTCCCCAACGTGTGCCGGATGTACTGCTCAG ATTTGTTGAATCCTAATCTCAAGGATACCGTTATCTGTGCCATGAAGATAACCCAAGAGCCTCAGGGTCTGGGTTACTG GGAGGCCTGGAGGCATCACTGCCAGGGAAAAGACCTCACTGAATGGGTGGATGGCTGTGACTTCTAG
- the SPACA3 gene encoding sperm acrosome membrane-associated protein 3 isoform X5, translating to MELTIGVHSSPVSSPSVSGPRRLVSCLSSQSSALSQSGGGSTSAAGIEARSRALRRQWCPAGIMLLALVCLLSCLLPSSEAKLYGRCELARVLHDFGLDGYRGYSLADWVCLAYFTSGFNAAALDYEADGSTNNGIFQINSRRWCSNLTPNVPNVCRMYCSDLLNPNLKDTVICAMKITQEPQGLGYWEAWRHHCQGKDLTEWVDGCDF from the exons ATGGAGCTTACAATAG GGGTGCACTCGAGCcctgtttcttctccttctgtGAGTGGACCACGGAGGCTGGTGAGCTGCCTGTCATCCCAAAGCTCAGCTCTGAGCCAGAGTGGTGGTGGCTCCACCTCTGCTGCCGGCATAGAAGCCAGGAGCAGGGCTCTCAGAAGGCAGTGGTGCCCAGCTGGGATCATGTTGTTGGCCCTGGTCTGTCTGCTCAGCTGCCTGCTACCCTCCAGTGAGGCCAAGCTCTACGGTCGTTGTGAACTGGCCAGAGTGCTACATGACTTCGGGCTGGACGGATACCGGGGATACAGCCTGGCCGACT GGGTCTGCCTTGCTTATTTCACAAGCGGTTTCAATGCAGCTGCTTTGGACTACGAGGCTGATGGGAGCACCAACAACGGGATCTTCCAGATCAACAGCCGGAGGTGGTGCAGCAACCTCACCCCGAACGTCCCCAACGTGTGCCGGATGTACTGCTCAG ATTTGTTGAATCCTAATCTCAAGGATACCGTTATCTGTGCCATGAAGATAACCCAAGAGCCTCAGGGTCTGGGTTACTG GGAGGCCTGGAGGCATCACTGCCAGGGAAAAGACCTCACTGAATGGGTGGATGGCTGTGACTTCTAG
- the SPACA3 gene encoding sperm acrosome membrane-associated protein 3 isoform X2 yields the protein MIVRPPQPCGAGLALLPRLECTGVIIAHCSLRLLDLRNPPALASCISGTPGVHSSPVSSPSVSGPRRLVSCLSSQSSALSQSGGGSTSAAGIEARSRALRRQWCPAGIMLLALVCLLSCLLPSSEAKLYGRCELARVLHDFGLDGYRGYSLADSALDYEADGSTNNGIFQINSRRWCSNLTPNVPNVCRMYCSDLLNPNLKDTVICAMKITQEPQGLGYWEAWRHHCQGKDLTEWVDGCDF from the exons ggtctcgctctgttgcccaggctagagtgtactggcgtgatcatagctcactgcagcctcagactcctggacttgagaaatcctcctgccttagcctcctgcatATCTGGGACTCCAG GGGTGCACTCGAGCcctgtttcttctccttctgtGAGTGGACCACGGAGGCTGGTGAGCTGCCTGTCATCCCAAAGCTCAGCTCTGAGCCAGAGTGGTGGTGGCTCCACCTCTGCTGCCGGCATAGAAGCCAGGAGCAGGGCTCTCAGAAGGCAGTGGTGCCCAGCTGGGATCATGTTGTTGGCCCTGGTCTGTCTGCTCAGCTGCCTGCTACCCTCCAGTGAGGCCAAGCTCTACGGTCGTTGTGAACTGGCCAGAGTGCTACATGACTTCGGGCTGGACGGATACCGGGGATACAGCCTGGCCGACT CTGCTTTGGACTACGAGGCTGATGGGAGCACCAACAACGGGATCTTCCAGATCAACAGCCGGAGGTGGTGCAGCAACCTCACCCCGAACGTCCCCAACGTGTGCCGGATGTACTGCTCAG ATTTGTTGAATCCTAATCTCAAGGATACCGTTATCTGTGCCATGAAGATAACCCAAGAGCCTCAGGGTCTGGGTTACTG GGAGGCCTGGAGGCATCACTGCCAGGGAAAAGACCTCACTGAATGGGTGGATGGCTGTGACTTCTAG